From Mya arenaria isolate MELC-2E11 chromosome 12, ASM2691426v1, the proteins below share one genomic window:
- the LOC128210613 gene encoding putative mediator of RNA polymerase II transcription subunit 26 encodes MKRHRAVCCGGSERLEPCLLHQYKQQKEQHQCRSRKHFLQLHHYKQHQCRPRTHFQKQHRYKQQKEQHQCRPRTHFLQLHHYKQQKEQHQCRPRTHFLQMNHYKKQKEQHQCRPRKHFLQLHRYKQQKEQHQCRPRKHFQQLHRYKQQKEQHQCRPRTHFQQLHHYKQQKEQHQCRLRKHFLQLHHYKQQKEQHRCRPRTHFLQLHHYKQQKEQQQCRPRKHFQQLHHYRQQKEQHQCRPRTHFQQLHHYKQQKEQQQCRPRKQFQQLHRYKQQKEQHQCRPRKHFQQLHHYKQQKEQHQCRPRKHFQQLHYYKQQEEQQQCRPRKQFQQLHHYKTQKEQQQCRPRKQFQQLHHYKQQKEQLQCRPRTHFQQLHHYKQ; translated from the coding sequence CTGCACCAATACAAACAACAGAAGGAGCAACACCAGTGCCGATCACGCAAACACTTTCTACAGCTGCACCACTACAAACAACATCAGTGCCGACCACGCACACACTTTCAAAAGCAGCACCGCTACAAACAACAAAAGGAGCAACACCAGTGCCGACCACGCACACACTTTCTACAGTTGCACCACTACAAACAACAAAAGGAGCAACACCAGTGCCGACCACGCACACACTTTCTACAAATGAACCACTACAAAAAACAAAAGGAGCAACACCAGTGCCGACCGCGCAAACACTTTCTACAGCTGCACCGCTACAAACAACAAAAGGAGCAGCACCAGTGCCGACCACGCAAACACTTTCAACAGCTGCACCGCTACAAACAACAAAAGGAGCAGCACCAATGCCGACCACGCACACACTTTCAACAGCTGCACCACTACAAACAACAAAAGGAGCAACACCAGTGCCGACTGCGCAAACACTTTCTACAGCTGCACCACTACAAACAACAAAAGGAGCAACACCGGTGCCGACCACGCACTCACTTTCTACAGCTGCACCACTACAAACAACAAAAGGAGCAACAGCAGTGCCGACCACGCAAACACTTTCAACAGCTGCACCACTACAGACAACAAAAGGAGCAACACCAGTGCCGACCACGCACACACTTTCAACAGCTGCACCACTACAAACAACAAAAGGAGCAACAGCAGTGCCGACCACGCAAACAGTTCCAACAGCTGCACCGCTACAAACAACAAAAGGAGCAGCACCAGTGCCGACCACGCAAACACTTTCAACAGCTGCACCACTACAAACAACAAAAGGAGCAACACCAGTGCCGACCACGCAAACACTTTCAACAGCTGCACTACTACAAACAACAAGAGGAGCAACAGCAGTGCCGACCACGCAAACAGTTTCAACAGCTGCACCACTACAAAACACAAAAGGAGCAACAGCAGTGCCGACCACGCAAACAGTTTCAACAGCTGCACCACTACAAACAGCAAAAGGAGCAACTCCAGTGCCGACCACGCACACACTTTCAACAGCTGCACCACTACAAACAATAA